Proteins encoded in a region of the Niveibacterium umoris genome:
- a CDS encoding YbjN domain-containing protein: MIKFLSRFKNQLTSAAESDPPTVLAPSLQMPGSPWAADGDFLLEEQVTVSGLMALFRRVLLAFELDDDSLVVETESGRVRVMVDEARKLIALRTIFRFRERSDPAARLVLANRLNAGLILVRFSVVDEDVLYADYNLIFERGLPAYQLVTTIRRFINVARGGVTEFDTEDVIG, translated from the coding sequence ATGATCAAGTTTCTGTCACGTTTCAAGAATCAGCTCACGTCCGCCGCGGAGTCCGATCCGCCGACCGTGCTCGCACCGTCGCTGCAAATGCCGGGTTCCCCGTGGGCTGCGGACGGAGACTTCCTGCTTGAGGAACAGGTGACGGTGAGCGGGTTGATGGCGCTGTTCCGCCGCGTGCTGCTGGCTTTCGAGCTCGACGACGACTCGCTGGTCGTGGAGACCGAGAGTGGCCGGGTGCGGGTGATGGTGGATGAAGCGCGCAAGCTGATCGCCTTGCGCACGATCTTCCGCTTTCGCGAACGCAGCGACCCCGCCGCGCGCCTGGTGCTTGCGAACCGGCTGAACGCGGGCCTGATCCTGGTGCGCTTTTCGGTGGTCGACGAGGACGTGCTCTACGCCGACTACAACCTGATCTTCGAACGCGGCCTGCCTGCCTACCAGCTGGTGACGACGATCCGCCGCTTCATCAATGTCGCACGTGGCGGCGTCACCGAGTTCGATACCGAGGATGTGATCGGCTGA